AGGCTATTGCATATAAACACCACTATGGCGGCCCATCACCAATTTTacatcccccaccaccacgatCCCCCCCCAACAACCAGCGAGAGGCGGTCGGCTTAAATGTTTTCAGGCCTCACCACAAAGAGGTAGTCATACCTTCCACCGGCGCAGGGGTACGTTGCAGGGGTACGTTGCATACAGGACACACAAGCGAGATTATCCTTGAAGTCCATGACGTGGATGAATCTTCCTTGGCAGCTTAACAGCAGACGGTTGCAGTAGCGGAAGATTTCCTGGTACTGGAAGTTGTACGTGGCCATTGTCATTCTGGCCGCAGGCAGTGAATCACACCGCACGCCACTGTCGGAACAGTCGCTATGATTGTTGAAGAGGTCCAGCTGCCAGTGAACCTTTTTTTCCTCCAAGATAGCGCTGGTgtggacaggtgtgatgtgagTTTGACTTGTCCACGGTCTCGACGAGTTTCCATAAGCAACGCTCCACGGCGATCCGGTGTAAATCCTGGGCTGGTAATCCCGGTCGTTACTCTTGAAGGTTGAGCTGTTCTTCAGAATGCCGAAGGGCAGCAAGTGAGCCGCGAACCCTTTCAGAAGTTTCTCCTGATACAGAGCCTTATGGGTGACGAGGAAGGCGGAGGTGAACTGTAGCTTGTAGAGATCCGTAGCGGGGATCATAGGGAAGCGGACGAGGGTCAACAAGGCGGCCTGTTGCTTCTTACAGCTCGTCGGGTTCACCTTTGAGATCCAGTCCTCAAGCGCTCCAAGGACGAAGGTCTCGTCCGGCACCACCAGGTCAGAGTGAGACAGAAGGGTCTCCAGCAGTTTCGCCGACACAGAAGACCAGGCCCTGGAGGTTGTGAGGTTCTGGAAGTTCCACACCATGTACCGGCGACAGTTCTCCGGCAGGCTATTTCCGTAATTTTCTGAAgagagaaaatgaatgggataTTGACTTTCGGAACCAGAGTTGTTAAAAAAGGGGACACTCACTGTTAAACTCTATGACTGTGAAAACTGCTTTTGCTAAATCTgctgcgcccccccccacccccaccacattCCCCAGTGGAGAATTAATCTCAGAACAGAAAAGCCCACCTTCGTTAAACGCCTTTCCAGTGGGAGCAAATATGTCTCCTTGGGAGTGCAGCTGATGACACACCGTCCACGCGGGCGGATCCCAGTCATTGTGACACACGGCTCCCCCTACCAAGTGAGGGTAGACCTTCACCTGGCCCAGGTGACCGGTCTTCAACCCTCCCTTCGGCAGGGATGCGGGAAGGGGGTGTGCtgagggtgctgcagcacccccctcTGGTTGGGGCTGTAACTGCAACGGGCTTTCTGGTGCACAAATATGATTGAGTTTGTGTTTGGGAGACAGCAAATATCTATATAACACTTCACgttatgaatgaataaaacgGATGAATGAACAGGCTGGGCAGCAACAGCTATATAATGAAACGCCTGTAATGTAATACATCATTGAGTGATTAGGTGATCAATTGAGAGATTTTCACAGTAGGCCTATCAAACAAGAGAACAAAACAAATAAGAGGAAACTAGTTTATCAGGTGATCTATTTGCAATTGAAGTAATGGAATTGTAGTTGAACTTACCGAAAAGTAAATTAAATTTCATGGATCTGAGAGGAGAAACATGGAGAAGCAAAATCCACAAAGCAGACAGCATGGTCCCGTGCTTCTGCATGTTGGCTACTGAGAGATGTTTTAACCTGTAGGTTATTGACTCCAGCCTAATTGTGCAACTGAGTTGGTGTAAAATCAAAGTACTCTGAgcaggcgcgtcgttagaccGGGGCATTCaaggctatagccccggatcttttgggaatagccccggatTGCTGTGCCGTcaaaaaaataatagaaaacataataatgatgaaaatagGCCCGTAGAGTCTACTTCTTTGTGGTTGCATTACCAGCAACCACAGATGCAACATTGTAGAAAGTGAAAACCGCAAAATTCTGACGTGTCCATGTATAGGtagatttagaataatttgttgcaaaatgttgcaaattcaacgtcGGTATTCTTTTTTCTCTATGCATAGCGCTTCTCGTCGATATTGCTGTTTCGTGCTGCCAGgtcttttagtgagatcagagagtgttgagaaggacagtaataaaatgtctttggtaagatggatataagaagagagacccgcaaaGAATTCCGCcaggctgattactgcgggataactaTTGCgatataaaagttccttgcagcgccatCCAGCAACCTGAGCTGTGCGACCGCAACCTCTCACCCACTCAACACACGCAACACATACGAtctgtcaacgtcgcaaccaattcgattttgtctagaggggagtaagcgccccctcccgaagtggtacagcccaggtcggccttgaactgcgattggtcagaaagacttaacagctaatgacaacattgaactcttgtgcaggctcgaacagagtgacacacaaatacacgcaaacaaacccacacttttaaggagtttttcacctgCTCCGTATCCAACTTGTTCCAcgcttaaagcacccaggctactagTATGcgcgagctggggctctcatgttccCCCCTGCGGTGTATTCCTTGTCCACATCtcctgccatccagttgtcatacTATTGATGCAGACTGGCTTTGAACGGCTGAGTCCATGGATgtactttgcgtgtgccgtgttttcccgccgatgtggcgaagctttatggttatgctgttgagagcttaaataaatggactatATAAGTTGACcatgaacaattattgaagattaacattttgttcagctaat
The DNA window shown above is from Gadus chalcogrammus isolate NIFS_2021 chromosome 10, NIFS_Gcha_1.0, whole genome shotgun sequence and carries:
- the LOC130390523 gene encoding galectin-3-binding protein A-like; protein product: MPRSNDAPAQSTLILHQLSCTIRLESITYRLKHLSVANMQKHGTMLSALWILLLHVSPLRSMKFNLLFESPLQLQPQPEGGAAAPSAHPLPASLPKGGLKTGHLGQVKVYPHLVGGAVCHNDWDPPAWTVCHQLHSQGDIFAPTGKAFNEENYGNSLPENCRRYMVWNFQNLTTSRAWSSVSAKLLETLLSHSDLVVPDETFVLGALEDWISKVNPTSCKKQQAALLTLVRFPMIPATDLYKLQFTSAFLVTHKALYQEKLLKGFAAHLLPFGILKNSSTFKSNDRDYQPRIYTGSPWSVAYGNSSRPWTSQTHITPVHTSAILEEKKVHWQLDLFNNHSDCSDSGVRCDSLPAARMTMATYNFQYQEIFRYCNRLLLSCQGRFIHVMDFKDNLACVSCMQRTPATYPCAGGRYDYLFVVRPENI